In Natronospira bacteriovora, a single window of DNA contains:
- a CDS encoding glycosyltransferase family 9 protein, with protein MTDNHPSIQAPDAIAMLRLSAIGDVCHTVPVLRALQDRWPETAITWVIGRLEASLVGDIDGVEFISFDKKAGLGAYRALRHSLARRRFDALLHMQVALRASAASLLIPAHRRIGFDRERARDYQWLFTRERIPPAPRAHVMDGLLAFAAELDADISRPRWDIPVPDTDEAFARRHIPEGRPTLLISPCSSQRARNFRDWRAERYARVIEHAAREHGMATLITGGPTERERAMAAAIEEEAECPVTSLVGETSLKQLFALIRRATAVLCPDSGPAHMGTAAGTPVIGLYASSNPDRTGPYFSRQWCVNRYPEALLAETGKTVEEVRWGTRVRNPEVMDRIEVEDVVEKLDGVVSGEW; from the coding sequence ATGACGGACAACCATCCTTCCATCCAGGCGCCGGATGCCATCGCCATGCTGCGTCTGTCCGCCATTGGCGATGTGTGCCATACCGTGCCGGTGTTACGCGCCCTCCAGGACCGCTGGCCGGAGACAGCGATCACCTGGGTGATCGGCCGCCTGGAAGCCAGCCTGGTGGGAGACATTGATGGGGTGGAGTTTATCAGCTTCGACAAGAAAGCCGGACTGGGCGCCTACCGGGCGCTCCGCCACAGCCTGGCGCGCCGACGCTTTGATGCCCTGCTGCACATGCAGGTGGCCCTGCGAGCCAGTGCCGCCAGTCTGCTCATTCCCGCTCACCGCCGGATCGGTTTCGACCGGGAGCGCGCCCGGGATTACCAGTGGCTGTTCACCCGTGAACGCATTCCCCCCGCCCCCCGCGCTCACGTCATGGACGGTCTGCTCGCCTTCGCGGCCGAGCTGGATGCCGATATCAGCCGACCACGCTGGGATATACCCGTCCCCGATACGGACGAGGCCTTCGCCCGCCGGCACATCCCCGAGGGCCGGCCCACCCTGCTGATCAGCCCCTGCTCCAGCCAGCGCGCACGCAACTTCCGCGACTGGCGGGCAGAGCGTTACGCCCGCGTGATCGAGCACGCCGCCCGCGAACACGGCATGGCCACCCTGATCACGGGTGGCCCCACGGAACGCGAACGGGCCATGGCCGCGGCCATTGAGGAAGAGGCCGAATGCCCGGTGACCAGCCTTGTGGGCGAAACCAGTCTCAAGCAGCTCTTTGCCCTGATCCGGCGGGCCACTGCCGTACTCTGCCCCGATTCCGGCCCCGCCCACATGGGCACGGCCGCCGGCACCCCCGTGATCGGCCTGTATGCCAGCTCCAATCCCGACCGCACCGGCCCCTACTTCAGCCGCCAGTGGTGCGTAAACCGCTACCCCGAGGCCCTGCTGGCTGAAACGGGCAAGACGGTGGAGGAAGTACGTTGGGGGACGAGGGTGCGTAACCCGGAAGTAATGGATCGGATTGAGGTTGAGGATGTGGTTGAGAAGTTGGATGGGGTGGTGAGTGGTGAGTGGTGA
- a CDS encoding carboxymuconolactone decarboxylase family protein: MAHMKPLPKETTPELADDFAIFEDILGFVPNSLLTMQRRPAMVKGFGALTNAVMDPAGAVDPGFKRLIAHFASRAAGCQYCEAHSLIAAQIKGVSEDKVAAVWEYQTSPHYSDAERVALDFALAAGSVPNAVDGELFARLREHWSEEQIVEILGAVCLYGFLNRWNDSMATDLEDSPKQLGKAVLSQGGWTGGKHVKNE; the protein is encoded by the coding sequence ATGGCCCACATGAAACCCCTGCCAAAAGAAACCACGCCCGAGCTGGCGGATGACTTTGCCATTTTCGAAGACATTCTCGGCTTTGTGCCCAACAGCCTGCTGACCATGCAGCGGCGGCCGGCGATGGTGAAGGGTTTCGGGGCACTGACCAATGCCGTGATGGATCCGGCCGGCGCGGTGGATCCGGGCTTCAAGCGTCTGATCGCCCATTTCGCCAGCCGCGCCGCCGGCTGTCAGTACTGCGAGGCGCACTCGTTGATCGCCGCCCAGATCAAGGGCGTGAGCGAGGACAAGGTCGCCGCCGTCTGGGAGTATCAGACGAGTCCACACTACAGCGACGCCGAACGCGTGGCCCTGGACTTCGCCCTGGCCGCCGGCTCGGTGCCCAATGCCGTGGACGGGGAACTGTTCGCCCGCCTGCGGGAACACTGGAGCGAAGAGCAGATCGTGGAGATCCTCGGCGCGGTCTGCCTTTATGGCTTCCTCAACCGCTGGAACGATTCCATGGCCACCGATCTTGAGGACAGCCCGAAGCAGCTGGGTAAGGCGGTGCTGTCGCAGGGTGGCTGGACCGGCGGAAAACACGTAAAGAATGAATAA
- the rlmKL gene encoding bifunctional 23S rRNA (guanine(2069)-N(7))-methyltransferase RlmK/23S rRNA (guanine(2445)-N(2))-methyltransferase RlmL, with the protein MEVNFLCPPHCGPWLEKELAALGITVSQRAGRLIAGEGELAAIYRACLYSRVAARILVPIAEGPAHSDETLMQTLTDIDWAGQMIDGDSLAIDFRGTGGWINHSRFGRQRVKDGIVDSLRAAGREHPPLKPEAPDLLVFAHFDGQRIRLYRDLGAGPLHQRGYRKQAGGAPIKENLAAALLMAAGWPEHEHLLDPFCGSGTLVIEAALMKGGIAPGLYRRRWGFRGWPAHEAAEWQRQKSHARSELEQLDLSDCRLAGYDHDPAAITAARANAAAAGLEDWLIFTRREMAELKAPPGTESGLVISNPPYGERLEEREDLPALFTLLGERLRGPLKGWRYALLATEPDLLRHTGLDRRREYRFRNGPLDCKLVELWPPPPREGRDMENRLLKNLKHLRRWARREETDAFRVYDADIPEFALAVDCYGEHALVQEYAPPREIPADKAERRLAAGVAAVARALEIPGENIHLRTRRPQKGREQYTRLGNRGLELTVQEGPARFIVNLSDYTDSGLFLDHRPVRRWIRERAEGQRFLNLFAYTATATVHAALGGAAHTTSVDLNRNYLAWGQRNLALNGFDGDNHAFVRADCLEWLKQQKQQWDLILLDPPTFSNSSRMDDTLDIQRDHPALIRHALQVLAPGGLLIFSCNRRDFRLQLDDDGLQVQDMTARSIPEDFKRNQRIHHCWFISKAEKV; encoded by the coding sequence TTGGAAGTCAATTTTCTCTGTCCCCCGCATTGTGGTCCCTGGCTTGAGAAGGAACTGGCCGCACTGGGCATCACGGTCAGCCAGCGTGCCGGCCGCCTGATTGCGGGCGAGGGTGAACTGGCGGCCATTTACCGTGCCTGCCTGTATTCACGGGTGGCCGCCCGCATCCTGGTGCCCATCGCCGAGGGCCCGGCCCACAGCGACGAGACCCTGATGCAGACCCTCACCGACATCGACTGGGCCGGGCAGATGATCGATGGCGACTCACTTGCCATCGACTTTCGCGGCACCGGCGGCTGGATCAATCACAGCCGCTTCGGCCGCCAGCGGGTCAAGGACGGCATTGTGGACAGTCTGCGGGCCGCCGGGCGCGAGCACCCGCCCCTGAAACCCGAGGCGCCGGATCTGCTGGTCTTCGCTCATTTCGATGGCCAGCGCATCCGGCTCTATCGCGACCTGGGTGCGGGCCCCCTGCACCAGCGGGGTTATCGCAAGCAGGCCGGGGGCGCCCCCATCAAGGAGAATCTGGCTGCGGCGCTGCTGATGGCCGCTGGCTGGCCGGAACACGAGCACCTGCTTGACCCCTTCTGTGGCAGCGGCACTCTGGTCATCGAGGCGGCCCTGATGAAGGGCGGCATTGCCCCCGGCCTGTACCGTCGCCGCTGGGGTTTTCGCGGCTGGCCGGCCCATGAAGCCGCCGAGTGGCAGCGCCAGAAGAGCCACGCCCGCAGTGAGCTGGAACAGCTGGATCTTTCCGACTGCCGCCTGGCCGGCTATGACCACGACCCGGCAGCCATCACCGCTGCCCGCGCCAACGCCGCCGCGGCCGGCCTGGAAGACTGGCTGATCTTCACCCGTCGCGAAATGGCCGAACTGAAGGCGCCGCCCGGCACCGAATCCGGCCTGGTGATCAGCAACCCGCCCTATGGGGAGCGACTGGAAGAACGGGAGGATCTGCCCGCCCTGTTTACCCTGCTGGGCGAACGCCTGCGCGGCCCCCTGAAGGGCTGGCGCTATGCCCTGCTCGCCACCGAGCCGGATCTGCTGCGCCACACCGGCCTGGATCGTCGCCGGGAATACCGCTTCCGCAATGGCCCCCTGGACTGCAAGCTGGTGGAGCTGTGGCCGCCACCGCCGCGGGAAGGGCGGGACATGGAAAACCGCCTGCTGAAGAACCTCAAACACCTGCGGCGCTGGGCGCGACGCGAAGAAACCGACGCCTTCCGGGTCTATGACGCTGACATCCCGGAGTTCGCCCTGGCCGTGGACTGCTATGGCGAGCATGCCCTGGTGCAGGAATACGCCCCGCCGCGGGAGATTCCCGCCGACAAGGCCGAACGCCGCCTGGCCGCCGGCGTGGCGGCCGTGGCGCGGGCGCTGGAAATCCCTGGCGAGAACATCCACCTGCGTACCCGGCGTCCACAAAAAGGCCGCGAGCAGTACACCCGACTGGGCAACCGCGGCCTCGAGCTGACCGTGCAGGAAGGCCCGGCCCGCTTCATCGTCAACCTCAGTGACTACACCGATAGTGGCCTGTTTCTGGATCACCGCCCGGTGCGCCGCTGGATACGGGAGCGTGCCGAGGGCCAGCGTTTCCTGAACCTCTTTGCCTACACCGCCACCGCCACGGTGCACGCCGCCCTCGGCGGTGCCGCTCACACCACCAGCGTCGATCTCAACCGCAACTACCTGGCCTGGGGTCAGCGCAATCTGGCGCTGAACGGCTTCGACGGCGACAACCACGCCTTCGTGCGTGCCGACTGCCTGGAATGGCTGAAGCAGCAGAAGCAGCAATGGGATCTGATCCTGCTGGATCCGCCCACCTTCTCCAACTCCAGCCGCATGGACGACACCCTGGACATCCAGCGCGACCACCCGGCGCTGATCCGTCACGCCCTGCAGGTGCTCGCACCCGGTGGCCTGCTGATCTTCTCCTGCAACCGCCGCGACTTCCGCCTGCAATTGGACGACGACGGCCTGCAAGTTCAAGACATGACGGCCCGCAGCATTCCGGAAGACTTCAAGCGTAACCAGCGCATCCACCATTGCTGGTTCATTTCGAAGGCTGAGAAAGTTTGA
- a CDS encoding 3-deoxy-D-manno-octulosonic acid kinase produces the protein MNSDSLFPSRQEGCLMLADARRMGQPKPEHFEPDWWRAAGRIIGEATGRGSAWFIDVDNEQWVLRHYRRGGVVGRFNQDAYLFTGEARSRPVRELRLLAEMEGRGLPVPAPVAMRLQRHGLFYRADLLTVRVPGRPLSALLADGAADPALFAVIGEVIGRFHREGVFHADLNAHNILVDGHSVHLIDFDRGEWRSPGRWQRANLDRLQRSLRKLLADQWRGNAHWLQCWLALEQAWQEALSPETPIE, from the coding sequence ATGAATTCCGATTCCCTGTTCCCGAGTCGGCAGGAAGGCTGCCTCATGCTAGCGGATGCCCGGCGCATGGGCCAGCCAAAGCCCGAGCACTTCGAGCCCGATTGGTGGCGGGCGGCCGGTCGCATCATCGGTGAGGCCACGGGCCGGGGTAGCGCCTGGTTCATCGACGTGGACAATGAACAGTGGGTGCTGCGTCACTACCGGCGCGGTGGTGTCGTTGGCCGCTTCAACCAGGATGCCTATCTGTTTACCGGCGAAGCGCGCAGTCGCCCGGTGCGGGAGCTGCGTCTGCTCGCCGAGATGGAAGGCAGGGGCCTGCCGGTTCCCGCGCCGGTGGCCATGCGGCTTCAGCGCCACGGACTGTTCTATCGCGCTGACCTGCTGACGGTGCGCGTTCCCGGTCGTCCACTTTCTGCGCTGCTCGCGGACGGGGCGGCCGATCCCGCCCTGTTTGCCGTGATTGGTGAGGTCATTGGCCGCTTCCATCGTGAAGGCGTCTTCCATGCCGATCTCAATGCCCACAATATCCTGGTGGATGGTCACAGCGTTCATCTGATTGATTTTGATCGCGGCGAGTGGCGCTCTCCGGGGCGTTGGCAGCGGGCCAATCTGGATCGTCTGCAGCGTTCGCTGCGAAAACTGCTCGCTGATCAGTGGCGGGGTAATGCGCACTGGCTCCAGTGCTGGCTGGCACTGGAGCAGGCCTGGCAGGAGGCCTTGAGTCCGGAAACCCCGATTGAATGA
- a CDS encoding zinc-finger domain-containing protein, giving the protein MLYEVSRADLPVHCPMPNMSLWNSHPRVYIPVAEQGEARCPYCGALYVLKD; this is encoded by the coding sequence ATGCTCTACGAGGTCAGCCGTGCCGACCTGCCGGTGCATTGCCCCATGCCGAACATGAGCCTGTGGAACTCCCATCCCCGGGTCTATATTCCGGTGGCGGAGCAGGGTGAAGCCCGTTGTCCCTATTGCGGTGCCCTCTACGTCCTCAAGGACTGA
- a CDS encoding GGDEF domain-containing protein codes for MADDAERGWKGRYEKALKQMSEQARAAGRLEDSLRSAISRLAVLGLGSDRELDRRLESLRRVIHDGADTKAILECVDAISTRVRLLSEAAERQPGQPSGDPLRHLLLNLLNLIRRLDAEDNRVPGLLVRIHRAEARDLPALSMAVENMLTQKLTRAVEEADRPRLLRMFGGSRRRAPGGTEAMQLLLDRLVSRWPARDLEPLAARLQREGGDALIPVAVELSELLERVSIPAETGVGDGSAGSASLAMNDGRALKQLLSALRLPDEFADSAEALTRQADEAFTDPDRLSGWLTELAGLVRHFRTQMEQERKALQRYLERTLDRLAELDGHLDAGEEESRRNEEQLHEVSHHLDGELNAVRRSMTSAADIASVQKQIDRHLDALGKGLKLRRRLDEERERSMERRFGEMRERVAELERESDQLRDSLKRESRRSVLDPLTRLPNRRAFQERIAYEKARYQRREKPLSLLICSLEDVSLVNERLGHEAGDVAIADFAEKLAESVRPGDFAARLDGVEFVVVLPDLDGESATHSARDLGLKLADGSFEYDEVPFSISAVFGVAEFTPDETPESVLRRARKAMGEARQNGHRLSLAPPPASQAGGQG; via the coding sequence ATGGCAGATGATGCCGAAAGGGGGTGGAAGGGTCGCTATGAGAAGGCCCTGAAACAAATGTCCGAGCAGGCCCGTGCCGCGGGTCGGCTGGAAGACTCCCTGCGTTCGGCCATCAGCCGCCTGGCCGTGCTTGGTCTTGGCAGTGATCGTGAGCTGGACCGGCGCCTGGAGAGCCTGCGCCGGGTCATCCACGATGGCGCCGATACCAAAGCCATTCTCGAATGTGTGGACGCCATCAGTACGCGGGTGCGCCTGCTTTCGGAAGCGGCCGAGCGTCAGCCCGGACAGCCCAGCGGCGATCCCCTGCGCCATCTGCTTCTGAATCTCCTGAATCTCATCCGCCGACTGGACGCCGAGGACAACCGTGTCCCGGGCTTGCTGGTGCGTATTCATCGGGCCGAGGCCCGGGATCTGCCCGCCCTGTCCATGGCCGTGGAAAACATGCTGACCCAGAAGCTGACGCGGGCAGTGGAAGAGGCGGATCGCCCCCGCTTGCTGCGAATGTTTGGCGGCAGTCGTCGTCGGGCGCCGGGTGGCACCGAGGCCATGCAGTTATTGCTGGATCGTCTCGTCAGCCGCTGGCCGGCCCGTGATCTGGAACCTTTGGCCGCACGCCTTCAGCGAGAGGGAGGTGACGCCCTGATTCCGGTTGCTGTCGAGCTGAGCGAGTTGCTGGAACGTGTTTCGATTCCGGCTGAAACCGGGGTAGGCGATGGGTCAGCGGGATCGGCTTCCCTGGCGATGAATGATGGGCGGGCACTGAAGCAGTTGCTCTCGGCGCTTCGCCTTCCGGATGAGTTCGCGGATTCCGCCGAGGCACTGACCCGCCAGGCGGATGAGGCATTCACCGACCCTGATCGACTGAGCGGCTGGTTGACCGAGCTGGCCGGCCTGGTGCGTCATTTCCGCACCCAGATGGAGCAGGAAAGAAAAGCCCTTCAGCGCTACCTGGAACGGACGCTGGATCGTCTGGCGGAGCTGGATGGTCACCTGGATGCCGGCGAGGAAGAAAGTCGCCGCAATGAGGAGCAGCTGCACGAGGTCAGCCATCATCTGGATGGTGAGCTGAATGCAGTTCGCCGCAGCATGACTTCCGCGGCGGACATTGCCAGCGTGCAGAAGCAGATTGATCGTCACCTGGACGCCCTGGGCAAGGGTCTGAAGCTGCGCCGCCGTCTGGACGAGGAGCGGGAGCGCTCCATGGAACGGCGTTTCGGAGAGATGCGTGAACGGGTAGCGGAGCTGGAGCGGGAAAGCGATCAGCTGCGTGACAGCCTCAAGAGGGAAAGCCGCCGCTCGGTGCTGGATCCGCTGACCCGCTTGCCCAATCGGCGCGCCTTCCAGGAACGCATTGCCTATGAGAAGGCACGTTACCAGCGCCGGGAAAAGCCGCTTTCCCTGCTGATCTGCTCACTGGAAGACGTCAGTCTGGTCAATGAGCGTCTGGGCCATGAGGCTGGTGACGTGGCCATTGCGGACTTTGCCGAGAAGCTGGCCGAGTCCGTTCGTCCTGGCGACTTTGCCGCCCGCCTGGACGGTGTGGAATTCGTGGTGGTTCTGCCGGATCTGGACGGTGAGAGTGCCACCCACAGCGCTCGTGACCTGGGCCTGAAACTGGCGGATGGCAGTTTCGAATACGATGAGGTGCCCTTCTCCATCTCCGCTGTCTTCGGCGTGGCAGAATTCACTCCCGACGAGACCCCGGAGTCCGTCCTGCGCCGCGCCCGCAAGGCCATGGGCGAAGCCCGTCAGAATGGACACCGCCTTTCCCTGGCTCCGCCGCCGGCCAGTCAGGCTGGCGGCCAGGGCTGA
- the glnE gene encoding bifunctional [glutamate--ammonia ligase]-adenylyl-L-tyrosine phosphorylase/[glutamate--ammonia-ligase] adenylyltransferase: MNDTPRLPDWLSDAQRTQLGSLGLESLLSCSPYVQSVLRRDEGLLDWLEQAQGARTADGIRARWQHLLESEDEAAVMAGLRVARNREMVLTLWRDISGQDSLSDTLGALTALADALIGLAHDWSRARLLARHGCPRNGAGKEQSLIVLGLGKLGGGELNFSSDVDLIFAFPEGGETDGERALDNETFFTRLGRQIIRLLDEVTADGQVYRVDMRLRPFGASGPLVMNFSGIETYYQLHGREWERYALIKARPVAGDIQAGESLLRELQPFVYRRYLDYSVFGSLRDMKQGIRREVRRKGLEDNIKLGRGGIREIEFIVQLFQLIRGGREAELRQRSLRSALEGAVQNGHIAAADGERLQAHYDFLRRLENRIQGLHDAQTHDLPDDAADRERLLAMMGMRSWPELENQVAEVRREVGEAFDDVFVGPALPEEQAAGNAFDDLWRDRLDEAAAEKLLRRTGFADAARVRDLLSKLRESRPVQRMGERGRKRIDRLMPSVLLLAASKDNAEATLQRMASVVEAIATRTAYLALLVENPRALEHLGRLCAASPWAAERIARHPLLLDELIDPRIFQESPEPEAYARELDELLNGCGDDLERLMDALREFQQATVLRVVAADIAGALEVGEVSDRLTLLAELILQRVLGIARRALVERHGHPRCEDPDAREPGFIIVAYGKLGSIELAYGSDLDLVFLHDSRGEAQQTDGERSVDNGLFFARLAQRIIHQLATPTPAGRLYEVDTRLRPSGASGLLVSGLEAFVDYQREKAWTWEHQALMRARPVAGDEALQAAFREARQAILCRARDHAGLKKDIVAMRERMLAEQTSGDGADLKRSSGGLVDAEFLVQYWALAHAAEHPAVVAGTGMVEHLRALKEAGCIEADVAQQLEKAAYTLRGELHARTLAGNRERPLPHAVQAAMSTVAGIWHATFD, from the coding sequence ATGAACGATACGCCGAGGCTGCCAGACTGGCTGAGCGACGCCCAGCGCACGCAGCTGGGCAGCCTCGGTCTCGAATCCCTGCTGTCCTGCAGCCCCTATGTGCAATCCGTGCTTCGGCGGGATGAGGGGCTGCTGGACTGGCTCGAGCAGGCACAGGGTGCCCGGACGGCGGACGGCATTCGCGCTCGCTGGCAACACCTGCTCGAGTCCGAGGACGAAGCCGCGGTCATGGCGGGCTTGCGCGTTGCCCGCAATCGGGAAATGGTGCTGACGCTCTGGCGGGACATCAGCGGCCAGGATTCACTCTCCGACACGCTCGGCGCACTGACCGCGCTGGCGGATGCCCTGATCGGCCTGGCGCATGACTGGAGCCGGGCCCGGCTGCTGGCTCGTCACGGCTGTCCGCGCAATGGCGCGGGCAAGGAACAGTCACTGATCGTGCTGGGCCTGGGCAAGCTGGGCGGTGGCGAGCTCAATTTCTCTTCCGACGTGGACCTGATCTTCGCCTTTCCGGAAGGCGGGGAAACGGATGGTGAGCGCGCTCTGGACAATGAAACCTTCTTCACCCGCCTGGGCCGCCAGATCATCCGCCTGCTGGATGAAGTCACCGCCGATGGCCAGGTCTATCGGGTGGACATGCGACTGAGGCCTTTCGGCGCCAGTGGCCCCCTGGTCATGAACTTCAGCGGCATCGAGACCTACTACCAGCTGCATGGGCGGGAGTGGGAGCGCTATGCCCTGATCAAGGCTCGCCCGGTGGCGGGCGATATCCAGGCGGGCGAGTCCCTGCTGCGGGAGCTCCAGCCCTTCGTCTATCGCCGTTATCTGGATTATTCCGTGTTCGGCTCCCTGCGCGACATGAAGCAGGGTATTCGGCGCGAAGTCAGGCGCAAGGGCCTGGAAGACAATATCAAGCTGGGGCGGGGCGGCATTCGCGAGATCGAATTCATCGTCCAGCTGTTCCAGCTCATCCGCGGCGGCCGCGAAGCCGAGCTGCGCCAGCGCAGCCTTCGCTCTGCCCTGGAAGGGGCGGTGCAAAACGGCCACATTGCTGCTGCCGATGGCGAGCGCCTGCAGGCCCATTACGACTTTCTTCGCCGCCTGGAGAATCGCATTCAGGGCCTTCACGATGCCCAGACCCATGATCTGCCGGATGACGCAGCGGACCGGGAACGGCTGCTGGCCATGATGGGCATGCGATCCTGGCCCGAACTGGAGAATCAAGTCGCCGAAGTCCGGCGTGAGGTGGGCGAGGCCTTCGATGACGTGTTTGTCGGTCCTGCTCTGCCGGAAGAGCAGGCAGCCGGCAATGCCTTTGACGATCTCTGGCGGGATCGACTGGACGAGGCTGCCGCGGAGAAACTGCTGCGGCGCACCGGCTTTGCGGATGCGGCGCGGGTTCGCGATCTGTTGAGCAAGCTGCGCGAAAGCCGGCCCGTGCAGCGCATGGGCGAGCGGGGCCGGAAGCGCATCGACCGCCTGATGCCTTCGGTGCTGCTTCTGGCCGCGAGCAAGGACAATGCCGAGGCCACTCTGCAGCGCATGGCCTCCGTGGTGGAGGCCATTGCCACACGCACGGCCTATCTCGCCTTGCTGGTGGAAAACCCGCGAGCCCTGGAACACCTGGGTCGCCTGTGTGCGGCGAGCCCCTGGGCGGCGGAACGCATTGCCCGCCATCCCCTGTTGCTGGACGAGCTGATTGACCCGCGCATCTTCCAGGAAAGCCCCGAGCCCGAGGCCTACGCCCGTGAACTGGACGAGCTGCTGAACGGCTGCGGCGATGACCTGGAACGGCTGATGGATGCCCTGCGGGAATTCCAGCAGGCCACGGTGCTGCGAGTGGTGGCGGCGGATATTGCCGGCGCGCTCGAGGTGGGCGAAGTGAGCGACCGCCTGACCCTGCTGGCCGAGCTGATTCTGCAGCGGGTACTCGGGATCGCCCGCCGGGCCCTGGTGGAACGCCACGGCCATCCCCGCTGTGAAGACCCCGACGCGAGAGAGCCCGGCTTCATCATCGTGGCCTACGGCAAGCTGGGCAGCATCGAACTGGCCTATGGCTCGGATCTGGATCTGGTTTTCCTCCATGACAGCCGCGGCGAGGCCCAGCAGACCGATGGCGAGCGCAGCGTGGATAACGGGCTCTTCTTCGCCCGTCTCGCCCAGCGCATCATTCATCAACTGGCCACCCCCACGCCGGCCGGGCGCCTGTACGAAGTGGATACCCGACTGCGCCCCAGTGGTGCCTCCGGCCTGCTGGTCAGTGGCCTGGAGGCCTTCGTGGACTACCAGCGTGAGAAGGCCTGGACCTGGGAGCACCAGGCCCTGATGCGTGCCCGCCCCGTGGCGGGGGATGAAGCCCTGCAGGCGGCATTCCGCGAGGCGCGCCAGGCGATCCTGTGCCGGGCGCGTGATCACGCCGGCCTGAAGAAGGACATCGTGGCCATGCGCGAGCGCATGCTGGCCGAGCAGACGTCCGGTGACGGGGCGGACCTCAAGCGCAGCAGCGGCGGCCTGGTGGATGCCGAATTCCTTGTCCAGTACTGGGCCCTGGCGCATGCCGCCGAGCATCCGGCGGTGGTGGCGGGAACCGGCATGGTGGAGCACCTGCGGGCCCTGAAGGAGGCCGGCTGCATCGAGGCCGATGTGGCACAACAGCTGGAGAAAGCCGCCTATACCCTGCGCGGGGAGCTGCATGCCCGTACCCTGGCCGGCAACAGGGAGCGGCCGTTGCCCCACGCCGTGCAAGCGGCCATGTCGACGGTGGCGGGAATCTGGCATGCCACCTTCGACTGA